In the genome of Lactuca sativa cultivar Salinas chromosome 3, Lsat_Salinas_v11, whole genome shotgun sequence, the window agtctaAGGTTTTCATCCATCtttgttttcagttttgtttgaaGCATAATAATTAACaaactcatttttttttctattccAGACTTCCAATTTGGTGTCCAGTGTCCAGTCCTACTATCCTACAGCTTACAATAAATAGACTAGAAGAGCTAAACAAATCATAATTGGATACTGATAAATCAAATTGACAAATTgacatccaagttaaaaaaacaaattgTAACTCCTAATTTGGAGTTTGGACCGAGAGAAAAGAGGAGTCAGGAAAAACTCGGAAACAACAAGTCAGCAACAGTGCAGCACAACATTCAATCAGAACAAATAAATGAAGAATAAGAGAActaaataaatgaagaacaagagaACTGGAAAAGAAAGAACAAGATCTTGGATCGGGGATTCCATACTTGATTTTTGGACCGAGAGGAAAGAGGAATCAGAACAAAGAAGTGAGACCAAGCGAGTGACTCAACAACGACAACAGGTAGCATCGATTCAGCGTACGAGGAATTGAGGAAGAGccaattttgatttttggattatTTCTTGGAGAAGTCGGACTATGCTTGCTGCTTGGAGTCTAATTCGGGAAGGGCCAAAGCCCAAGTTTGAAAATAACAAGCCTGTAATTAAATTTTTTGAAGTATAATCTCTATAGATACTTTACCCCTGGTTAGATTATTTAATTTCTCCTAAATAAATATGTCAAACTATGACAAGGTGTTAGAGCGGACTAAAAATAACTCAACCTACAAAACCAACCAATTATTGAGTTGCGTTGAGATCTTTTTTGATATGTTTCATTAAATGGTTCAAGTATCTCAACATATTTAATTAAATGGTTTGCGTTATGTTAAAATTTTCAACCTATTTTTAAAACTTAACTCGATTCATTAAACGGATCAAACTTCTCGGTCTATTTAATTAAATGAGTTGAGTTAGATTGGAAATTCCAATATAGTTTCAAGCCGCCAACCTCTTTAAgagttatatttattattaatgttcaataattaatattttaattatttttatcttCATGTTTGTGATTTTTTTTGTAAACTTGATCAATTATTAgagtttgtatattttttttctaaattttattTGAACATTATTGGAGTATGCGTGTAACAATATTTAGTTAAGTGAGTTTATCCTTTTTGGTTGGGTCAACCTTTTACTTAAACGTGTCGGGTTAGATTGAGATTTCCGCACGAATTGAAACATTGCTCCCCTATTTTCTATATGATTCAAATGAAGTTCGGTAGTATATAATTACATATATATTCTTTCGTTTCATTTATTTTTTACTATGTTAGCATATGATGATACAAAGTTATTTGCATTTTGTAAGTCGCATTTATCATATTCTTGCACTTAATTTATAGTCTCTTATTATAAGTAAAGCGTCCCAAAAATGCCTTCTAAACTTGCTCATTAAGAAATACGGTATCCAGTTCCTTAGCTTAATAGCTTTATTGGCATCAAATATAAATCTCAAGCACCGGTTTGCTCTTCTTGATCCTTATCGAAGAGTTGCCTAACTGAAAGCTATCATGAGCACACAATATGAACTCACGTAACATGTCATTACATCTACCGATCTACAAAATGTCTGCTGCTTTTCCTAGTAAGAACAAAAAATCCTGCTAAAAATAGCATCCGCTTTATCCTTTTCAATAACAAACCCCTCATGCatgatactatatatatatatatatatatatatatatatatatatatatatatatatatatatatatatatatatatatatatatatatatatatatatatatatatgaagtttaCAATTCATTTCCTACATGAAATATATATTACAATTAAGATATGGAAATGAGGAAGGTTTTCTTGATATTTCTTTCTTTTGCTGTGTTTATGGTAGTGGCGAATTGCATTGATTTCACTGAAGAGGACTTGACGACAGACGAGAGCCTGTGGGACTTATACGAAAGATGGAGGAGCCACCACACTGTGTCACGTGACCTCGGCGAGAAAAGGAAACGATTCAACGTCTTCAAATACAACGTCCAATACATTCACAAAGTCAACCAGATGGACAAACCTTACAAACTAAAGCTCAACAAATTCGCCGACATGACCAACCACGAGTTCAAAACCGGGTTCGATTCAAAGATCCAACACTTCCGAGCACTCAAAGGCGAAAGGCGCACCACCCCATTCCGCCATGAGAAAACCACCGACCCACCACCGTCGATTGACTGGAGGCAATACGGGGCAGTCAACCCTGTCAAGAACCAAGGCCGGTGTGGTAGCTGCTGGGCGTTTTCGACAATTGTCGGGGTGGAGGGTATTAACAAAATCAAGACGAATACTCTGGTTTCTTTATCTGAGCAAGAACTTGTCGATTGTAATTCTGATAACCATGGATGCGAAGGAGGGTTCATGGAAGACGCATACGAGTACATCAAGGAAACCGGTGGGGTTACAACCGAGCAAATCTATCCTTACTTTGCACGTAACGGGCTTTGTGATATATCAAAGGtacaaacaaatttcaaaaatttataaacaaGTGGAAATAATGAAATGGATATAACGTTTGATCATCAAATCATGCAGAGAAACTCGCCTGTGGTAAAAATCGATGGTTTTGAAAACGTACCGAAGAACGACGAGACGGCGTTGTTGAAAGCTGTAGCGAACCAGCCGGTGTCGATTGCTATTGACGCGGGTGGTCTTAATTTCCAATTCTATTCCGAGGTGAGAACTTCTATTTCTAATTCCATTCCGAGGTAagattgttgattgttgattgttgattgttgatGAGTGATGCCGTGATGGTGTGTTTTGTAGGGGGTTTTTAATGGAATCTGTGGCACGGAGTTGAATCATGGTGTGGCGATTGTGGGGTATGGAACGACTCAAGAAGGGACGAATTACTGGATTGTGAGGAATTCATGGGGAAGTGGGTGGGGTGAGCAAGGTTACATTAGGATGCTGCGAGGGTTTAGTGAACCCGAGGGGTTGTGTGGGTTAGCCATGGAATGCTCGTATCCTATAAAGGTGTCATCGGATAATCCAAAAAGTGTGTCTAAAGATGAGCTCTAGAACCATAACCTATGAAGTATGAAGTATGAACCATCTTCATATACTTAGCCAAGTCTTGTTTTTCGGATTGTACTGTTTTTTCTTTGTGAGAATAAGAAAGCATGAATAAAAATTTGAAAGTTAATTTTATAGCGTATCCCTAATGGTTCTGTATATCTTTTGCGTTAATGGTGAGTGTATGAAACATATGCCGTTTTATATGAATGAGATGATATATATAATAATACACAATTTGAATTGTAGTTTTCGAGGTTACCTTTTCGGAATACTAAAATCCTTGTGCAAACTTATGGTAGGATCAGATTTTGGTTACAGGTGATTCAATACAAATCAGGATGATCTAATTTCAAGATAGAAATATAGAAAATTTTGTATATGTCCTTACTAAACATTTAAATATCGTATTTGTCTGACTTAAACTATAAATATCGTATTTGCCCtaattaatcttttaaaataTCGTATTTGCCCtaattaatcttttaaaataCCAATCAGAATGATCTAATTTCAAGATAGAAATAGTTTTTTAGCATTTAATAATCAttttctcctgaaggtgtcatctGGTTCAAGAAAcgaggcaagctgggccccaggtatattggtcctAATGACATTTTTGTAATTCTTGGAGTTTTCTtgtgtatgttgggtgtacatgGACTGCACCAAAaatcctaatatttagggtttgttcACTATTGAAACACATTTATAGCCCCCATCAACCTTTCTTTCATCAGCCTCCAACCCCATTTCGACCCTTTCAAACCCTAATCTCTTGAGTGAAGTAATCTTGACCTTGAGTGTgcattttggtgttcttgaaggatgACAAAGGAAAAGGAAACCATCTTAGAAGAGTGGAGCActttagatccaacatcataTCATCATTTGacaccatttggaggtaaaatGCTTTGATCTTGAAGAAGTTTTACTTAGATCTTGGTTAGCCATGGATTTGTgttcttttggtcccataagcttgGTATTATAAGTATGGGTGTAACACTATAATCCTAGTATGTTTCCTTATTGCTCCCTTGTATATTGATAAGTTGCATTTTTGTCATTGTATAGCACGCGTGGCGTACCACATGGTACACTTGGCGTACAAGCTGCAAagcgagtatgcggggcgtaccatatggtacgcttagcgtactcatgtgagGCCTGGACGGGATTTTAGAcacgtacgcggggtgtacatcCATGTACATGGGGCGTACGTGTGATTTAATGAAAACCTTAATTTCGGGTTTGGACCCTATATAAATTCCTTTATGGTTCATGAAaccctcatttctcagcctccactatCCTTATAGCCTCATGCATCAAACCCTAAACCTCTCATTTGTGCTTTGAGCTCATTGTgtccattttggtgtgttttggtcCATAATCAAGAAGTAGAAGCTTGGTGCAAGGAGGTAGATCAAGGAAGAGCATGTGGATCTTGACTATCTTCTTCATTTCCAGCTTgcttgaggtaaaaagctataaCCTTGCTCATTAGAAACTTAGATCTAGTTTATAAGGGTTTTCGACCCTTTTGGCCccatgaatgagatctagtggtttggtaccactccaggagctatgagttgctactcttggtgtttttgagGTTCAacgtccataaagttggcacctttggGGTTTAGAGTCACCCATGCATGAGATTATGTCCCTTTATTGAAAGTAGAATGATATATCTTGAAGTTGGGTCCTTAtgaggcatgcaaagtcaccaaatcattgactttatggttctagacgcTTATTGGgacttagatctatggtttggacttTTAGACTTAAGCATTAAGTGCATAAATTAGATTATGGCATATTggatgagtatgttgggcgtacaagtaTGTACGCGCGGCGTACAAGCTTTTTagtgtgtacgcttagcatacagctgagtacgccccacgtactcagtcAGTTGGGTTTTTGCACTTTAggctttgagttgggcctttctattgggcgtTGGGGTTTGGGTTCTTGATTGGCCATCTGAGAACAAGTGTTTTGGACTAAGGAAGAgttattgggctttagggtaaggcccatgtaagggtttgggcccaatttggaaacttTGGCCTTAGTCTTTGACCAAACTAGGTgagggataaaatggtctttttaccccaagtatggattgttGGATATGGATTGGAAACCAAaggttaattgggtgttatttcgTATTGATAACTCGGGGATTCGTTAGGACAGCAGTCAGGGATTTCAATGAGATTCAGCAGTTGATTTGAGTTTCCTCATTGTGTTTagcaggtctaaggcaccaatccCGACCTTTATTGGTTATGTTAGGACGCTAGGAGTCTGCGTGagccttgcatgtgttatgtgttgctatGATTACGGGGCGCGGATCGACGTCGTGCAAGGCCCGATGACTgaaatgtatgttattgttttatgatcattatatgtgtttgcatgattatgtgatatatattgTATGTGTTTAGTGGGTGGGCCTGATGTTAGGTGGGGactaataataacatatatatatatatatatatatatatatatatatatatatatatatactgagcGGAGCTCGATGGAGGTCGGGACCGATTGAGGGCAAGggcccaatatgtgatttattatgtatggtatggggtagtttggggaattcactaagctttgtgcttatggttttcagtttatgtttaagGTACATCCATTTCCAGTGGGAAGAACTCAGGATGAATGCATCGCACACACCGCGTAGTTCCGCTTTTTATGATTTACTCTCATTTATATGATGTGTGATACACTTATTTTCACTTGGATTGTATTGACAATGTTTTTGGAATActgttttgtttaaattaaaaaggaaattttttaatcatatttttgggacgttacaatggaTTACTCTAATTCTTATAAGTTGTCCTTTCGTACATTTTTGAgtgtttagaagcataaaaatgtaatattgggccttagtgtccttccATGCATGAACAAGGATGTCGTAATGAGTTAAGAAGTTAGGTTTTTTTGGTATTGAGCACTTAATAGCCATACaataccataaagttggaaactttattgtTAAGGACATCATTTGAGGACTAGATTTGGATTTTAGACAAAAGAGCTTAAAGAATTAAGCTCTGAATATAAGGGAAATGAGGCAGTTATGTACACTGGGCATACCCTAGGTATGTTGTGCGCACAAGGTCAACCACCCCATTTCTAGTCTAGAATCGAGTATGCTAACTGTACAAgctaggtacgttgggcgtactcaacttaGTTGAAtcagttgactttttgactttttggcTTTGACCACGatttgactaagtttgaccttagggtattttgggtattttgattataatttaaGTTGGTCATGTTCCAATGAATATGTGACCAGTAGTGTTGATATTCGGAGAAGTTTCCTGTTCAACAATCTTTTCAGACTAAGAGGTAagtttttcctcactgtacttgtgggtcgaaggtaccaatgttggcccagtgagttatgtatcctggtttagaggatgttgctatgttgtagtgatttgttagatctgtgtcctggtatataggatattgATATGTTTTAGTGATCTATGGATCTGCCTTTTGTCTTTTGACTAGTTATATGATTATTGGTTGATGGATAtatgttattttttatgtatatgtcgacatggtatGATGGAGTTGAGATTGTACTACTTTTTACTCTCAGTCAACAAACCGGGGTATTCCAACTGGAAGGTTGTGGGCCAAGGGTTATCCAACCAGAAGGTTAAGGACCCAACTTGTATTAGGCAATCCAACATAAAGGTTATGGGCTGGGCCATTTTAACCGGAAGGTTGTGGGTTAAGGGTAATCCAATCAGGAGGTTATGGACCCAGTATTTGTTTGGATATATTTTTTGTGGTGGTAccttggggaaactcactaaactttggcttatagttttagtttattctttcaggtacttcagatgatcgtggcaatgtgaaggcatgatcgtgcacgtCCTTTGGAGTTTTTATTatttggattttgggatactctaattATCGATAtcacttttgaaacaatgttttTTTAACAATTATGGTCATTGGAGTGTTTTTGTAAAATGAACATTTTTCTCTGATATtgggatgttataagttggtattagagcattggttTAAGAGAATTGGAtaaacattcgtgtgaatctagactcaaactaaggaactaCCAAAAGTATTCAAATTGtttttgtaacactctaaaaattcaagccaatttaaacttttcaaaacaacccagtttcgttAAGTCATTGCAAAAAGTTTTTCAAtataattattatcagagtcttcccagaaccatatcataaaacataaacatgaggagcggtacgatcacgcctttgccttgccgcggtctcctgaagtacctgaaacatttaaaccacaactgtaagcccgaaaacttagtgagatacccccaaaataccaacgccatacaaacataaccatatcatataaccgatacagaacacagaacagccatgcactgcgggtctactgtgtgactggtccaccctaccgggccttcagtccacctggtccaccctccgagtctagacatatacatcgagtctacagtgtgattggtccgccagcaccgggccttcaatccacttggtccactctctgagtctacagtatgactggttcgcccgcaccgggccttcagtcggcctggtccactctccgaacctcggcacgtctggtccaccctcttgggacctacaacctatccggaccgctcgctgggccttcgggataaccggtccgccctgggtatgtttgcctacagcacaaagcaggacccgcctcaacccaaccccagtccaacaaccatgtgcacataaacgtACAATCATATAATATCTCACAtccaatcaaccgatctagcagatcacataacataacatcatcctaaccaggatgccgacctaaccggtcactagcataacatcatcctatataccaggatactgacctcaaccaggtctctaatatataccatcctaactaccaggatgcaagcatagcaaagcaacaacataacaatgatacccggattacaatccgataaagggccaaccttggtgccgtagaccctgtcaatatagtgaggataactcacctcgcaactgctgactgaaaagacaagaccgagctgctccgaccactgacacgatctccaccaccaGCCAACACCAAACCACTGAACTCAAAataatgccaacaattaccaaaatacccctagaagtcaactggtcaacacttggttaaagtcaaagtcaaagtcaaccttcctgactgactctactcgccgagtcagcccgctgactcgccgagtcccacaacccTGAGTCCAACcgtactcaactcactgagtcgtccCTTGACTCACTAATTCACAgcataaccagaaaaggttaggacctcacgaccagactcgccgagtccaagaacagactagccgagtccaagactatcttcaaccaactcgccgagttattcttccaactcgtcgagttgctgcctatcttcatgcaactcgccgagtacacccatgcgactggccgagtaccactagctcttaacccatacagaggctttccaagccatgcagggtctcaaatccatagatctactcttatacaagccatccatcacgtaaagtggcaaactttacgtgaatccaaggagatctaagcataatacactcttggctaaggtttgggactaaaatgcttcatcaacagctcttgaacagggactttatgctcttttggatcatcactacactagatctgaggtagcaacctcagatccaacctccaaactcaagataacactagttacattcccaaaaatcccacaaatgatagatctagatgaataacagctCAAGCAATGAATCATTACCTTCAAAGAAGACTtcaacagaagaataagccaaaaccttgcaaagctccttgccccaagcctcttaatcttcaaagatctcttcaacaacactCCTCCAAGATCtaaatgctctctaattctctctcagatgaatattagggtttctggacttcaagggagagcaaagaggctggggagacggtattatgttctttatatagggctcaatccctggaattagggttttctccacacagcaccaactcgccgagtccagccaccgactcactgagttggccacttaacgcgcgaccagaatcgcgaccctactcgccaagtcccaccccatggactcgccgagttgaccattcaaaattttcactttgaaccctgaacttgcactcctgaactcggtaTGTTacagttttcaaaagtaaccaaggaaggatgttATGTGTACGATTATCTGTAGCAAGAAAGTTATACCCCAAGTTACCTacacttttatttgttattgatgagtatgatagaactgcatgctagtggtaggctaaggatcttcaggaattgcatgatagaattgcctgatatatgatgtTTGATAGCCTAAGAGGACTTCTTATGTTCtagatggaattgacatcattattgtagttactaAGTGTGATAGTTGTATACAAATAAGATTCTATAGCATGAGAattttggtttagccttatttcttatTCCTTGTTTTGTTGTAGGCTCAGGGTAAAATCAAGTATTCAACTGTTTATAgaatccagtgttatgtatgattagcatgaatGAGCGGTTGCatgattggtggaagtttcatggatgattaTGTGTGTGAGCAGCCGACCAGAtgaggaatgattagccactctcGATGTATGCATATCCTAGTTGTTGTACTTGTTTTGGAtggttgtgatgatccttgagacaaatacgggtgggtgtggaagatagtatggactcgtactactggaagcacaagaccgGTACTATAACACCCCCTCTGGCatgtacgcgtagcaaggaagtcacaaaccccaAGGGTTTATCCTTGTCATGTGATTGTAGCACTATGTTGTTTTGGTTAAAATTTACACAAGTGtaaatcaaccaaattgaatgagagctTTTGGTGTTCGAATTGTGCAATAGAAAAGGGTAAAGAGAATGACACAAttatttacaaggaaagcccttgatccttgctaggatctccggcacaaaaccttgggaggtgataatgatcacattCCTTGacgattttattaataaaatgatgattacagaGAGTATTTCAGTAAGAACAAGTGAAAAAGATCGTCGAGTAATCTAAGTGTAAGTAGTGTGTCGTGTGCGAGATACATGaatcaatttatagtctaaactagctaacaagatgtccgatattcctgggatcctctatgaccagctttgtgaatgttGTTGGACTTGGTATTTTgggtctttagcatagttgagaTGACTCTCTGTTGAGAATAAGTCTTCTCTTGACTATTTATGcacatgtgttaattaagaacGAAATATAACCGTTATAAATGttagtaaataataataacaGTAATAGTCGGGATCCTGAGATAGTTGAGGATCCTGAATATCTGATGAGGTTTGAAGATCCTGAATGCTTTGAGGATCTTTACCCTAACAATTGCCCCTTCTGAAAATATAGGAGTTAATTTCGAGAATATTAAAGGGATAACTTAAATTAAAGAGGTAAAAGGACAGAGAAAagtaattttcaaaattaacccTTAACGGCTAGGTAATTTTGAAATCCAACGGGTGAATAACTAGCCGTTAATGGTCAAATCAGCCTTAAATCCTCATTGTATATAGAGGTGATCAGTTCCATATTTCTTTACTCGTCTCGATTTTCTTTTCTTTACATCTGTCATCTGCTGCCTTTCGATTACTGGTGATTTATTAGAAGGTAATTATCTCTTTTTCTTCTACGTTTTTACTTCTTCCATCATGGTTAGAAAAATGGCCGTTTCTCTCAAAAACATCTTAACTCTCCTTGAAGATGACTTCACCAACCAAGGGATTCTCTCCTATGAGGAGACGTGTTCCTCCAGCGATGATGATATCGAGTCTTTGAGACTCAATGGAGCCTTCCCTCCTAAAGCCATTTTTAGTCCCTTCGACCCTCTCATCCAACCTGACTTTGTTTCTCCTACCTGGGCGGGCTTCCTTGAAT includes:
- the LOC111881584 gene encoding vignain, translating into MEMRKVFLIFLSFAVFMVVANCIDFTEEDLTTDESLWDLYERWRSHHTVSRDLGEKRKRFNVFKYNVQYIHKVNQMDKPYKLKLNKFADMTNHEFKTGFDSKIQHFRALKGERRTTPFRHEKTTDPPPSIDWRQYGAVNPVKNQGRCGSCWAFSTIVGVEGINKIKTNTLVSLSEQELVDCNSDNHGCEGGFMEDAYEYIKETGGVTTEQIYPYFARNGLCDISKRNSPVVKIDGFENVPKNDETALLKAVANQPVSIAIDAGGLNFQFYSEGVFNGICGTELNHGVAIVGYGTTQEGTNYWIVRNSWGSGWGEQGYIRMLRGFSEPEGLCGLAMECSYPIKVSSDNPKSVSKDEL